One Oscillatoria sp. FACHB-1406 DNA window includes the following coding sequences:
- the aroQ gene encoding type II 3-dehydroquinate dehydratase, translating to MNAEAGQSFSILVLHGPNLNLLGLREPDIYGRITLEEINAQLRSEGEVLGVNVSCFQSNHEGALVDAIHAAWGKESGILINAGAYTHTSVAIRDALAGVAIPTVEVHLSNIYKREDFRHHSYIAPIAIGQISGFGAASYRLGLIALIHYLQQSDSNS from the coding sequence ATGAACGCTGAGGCTGGGCAATCTTTCAGCATTCTGGTTCTTCACGGCCCTAACCTAAACCTGTTAGGTCTGCGAGAGCCAGATATTTACGGCCGCATCACTTTAGAGGAAATTAATGCCCAGCTTCGTAGCGAAGGAGAAGTGCTGGGGGTCAATGTCTCTTGTTTTCAATCCAATCATGAGGGTGCATTGGTCGATGCGATTCATGCCGCTTGGGGGAAAGAGAGCGGTATTTTGATTAATGCAGGCGCTTATACGCATACGAGCGTTGCGATTCGAGATGCGCTAGCGGGGGTGGCGATTCCGACGGTAGAAGTTCACCTCAGTAATATTTACAAGCGGGAAGATTTTCGCCATCACTCTTATATTGCACCAATCGCGATCGGACAGATTAGCGGTTTTGGGGCTGCAAGTTATCGCCTCGGACTGATTGCACTTATTCATTATTTGCAGCAGAGTGACTCAAATTCATAA